The Microcoleus sp. AS-A8 genome has a window encoding:
- a CDS encoding DUF3082 domain-containing protein has translation MTNPTPTPNTDLQSTEGQETLPNPLQCLSGALISGGFAIALYFLTSSIGNTFAGKPLPSSNQTAIQISIAVRTLVVGISTLATALFTIIGVGLMGVTIYLFVQQLKNRTSPPSKV, from the coding sequence ATGACAAATCCAACTCCCACACCCAACACAGACCTCCAGTCCACTGAGGGGCAAGAAACACTACCGAATCCACTGCAATGTTTGAGTGGCGCGTTAATTTCGGGAGGATTTGCGATCGCGCTTTACTTCCTAACGTCCTCGATTGGTAACACCTTTGCCGGTAAGCCTCTTCCCTCTTCTAACCAGACAGCGATTCAGATTTCAATTGCGGTTCGTACTCTAGTTGTGGGCATTAGTACGCTGGCAACTGCCCTTTTTACGATCATCGGCGTTGGTTTAATGGGTGTAACCATTTATCTGTTCGTTCAACAGCTCAAAAATCGCACCTCTCCCCCCTCTAAGGTGTAG
- a CDS encoding TldD/PmbA family protein, translated as MSTVLADAKNLLSDLMVRYGSRVDYLAIRLEESEGTSILLRGDKIETLSEGLAMGGQVRACYKGGWGFASFNQLSTLIERVEEAIAAARIVGDEETILAPVKPVEAICQLPLIGTNPRHVPIAHKKQLCDRYNDILKSIDPRITSTSVRYGDSTQRVIIATSEGTLIEQSWADMEMRFSATARNGEIVQTGRETTGSRKAYEDLSNLDEQVRNAAQRAVTALSLPPVKGGAYTVVIDPILTGLFVHEAFGHLSEADMAYENPDLLEVMSMGRRFGPEELQIFDGAAPPGHRGSYFYDDEGTPATTTQLIKDGILVGRLHSRETAGKLEESPTGNARCLNYHYPPIVRMTNTWIERGETPVQDLFNGIKEGVYARNWTGGMTNGEMFTFSAGEAWMIRNGKMAEPVRDVTLSGNVFKTLEDIEGVGDDFYWDESGGCGKGGQSGLPVGCGGPSLRIRDVVVGGEAA; from the coding sequence ATGTCGACTGTACTCGCTGATGCCAAAAATCTGCTGTCTGACCTGATGGTTCGCTATGGCTCCCGCGTGGATTACTTAGCGATTCGTCTTGAGGAATCAGAAGGAACCAGTATTTTGTTGCGGGGTGACAAGATAGAAACCCTGAGTGAGGGTTTAGCCATGGGTGGGCAGGTACGGGCTTGTTATAAAGGGGGCTGGGGATTTGCCAGTTTTAACCAGCTTTCGACGCTAATCGAGCGAGTTGAAGAAGCGATCGCGGCAGCCCGAATTGTTGGGGATGAGGAAACCATACTCGCTCCCGTTAAGCCCGTGGAGGCGATTTGCCAACTGCCCCTGATTGGCACGAACCCCCGCCATGTTCCGATCGCTCACAAAAAACAATTGTGCGATCGCTACAACGACATCCTCAAAAGCATTGACCCCCGAATCACCAGCACCTCTGTGCGCTATGGTGATAGTACCCAGCGAGTGATTATTGCCACGTCCGAAGGCACTTTGATCGAGCAATCCTGGGCGGATATGGAAATGCGTTTCTCTGCTACCGCCCGGAACGGTGAAATTGTGCAAACGGGACGGGAAACCACCGGCTCTCGCAAGGCTTACGAAGACCTAAGCAATCTTGACGAACAGGTACGAAATGCTGCTCAACGCGCCGTAACCGCCCTCTCCCTGCCTCCAGTCAAGGGAGGTGCCTATACAGTCGTGATTGACCCAATTCTCACAGGTTTGTTTGTTCACGAAGCCTTCGGGCACCTTTCCGAAGCCGATATGGCCTACGAAAACCCTGACTTATTAGAAGTGATGAGCATGGGGCGTCGATTTGGCCCGGAAGAGTTACAAATCTTTGATGGTGCAGCACCGCCGGGACATCGGGGTAGCTATTTCTACGATGATGAAGGCACCCCCGCCACCACCACTCAGCTTATTAAAGATGGCATTTTAGTGGGGCGTCTCCACTCACGGGAAACTGCTGGCAAGTTAGAAGAGAGTCCGACCGGTAACGCCCGTTGCCTCAACTACCACTATCCCCCCATCGTCCGCATGACCAATACCTGGATTGAGCGGGGAGAAACGCCAGTACAGGACTTATTCAACGGGATTAAAGAGGGGGTTTATGCCCGCAACTGGACGGGTGGCATGACGAATGGCGAAATGTTCACCTTCAGCGCTGGGGAAGCGTGGATGATTCGCAACGGCAAGATGGCTGAACCCGTGCGGGATGTTACGCTTTCGGGTAATGTCTTCAAAACTTTAGAAGATATTGAAGGGGTTGGGGATGACTTCTACTGGGATGAATCCGGCGGTTGTGGTAAGGGAGGACAAAGCGGTTTACCGGTAGGTTGTGGCGGGCCGAGTTTGCGGATTCGCGATGTGGTTGTTGGCGGCGAAGCGGCTTAA